The Verrucomicrobiota bacterium sequence GGGCTGTGCCGCAGGGGAGTCAGCCAAGCGATGACTTGGTTGAGACTGTTGAACGGAAGGCGGCCTTGGAGACCGCACGAAAGGTGCGCTCTCTCTCGTCGAGACCCCATCAACCGGAGAGCCGGATGCGGGAAATCCGCCCGTCCGGTTCGGAGGGAGGGGTGACGCTCGTGTGTCATCCCTACCCCTATCTTTCGCTAGATTCTCAGATTCTTGACTCAATGGCGAAAATTAATACGTATAGGTATTATGTGATTGCAAAACCGTTCCGACTGTTCAATAGTTTTGGCGCCAGAATGCCCGTGACTTTGTGGAGTTACCTTCCCGAGTTGCACCAATATCTGATGATCCAGTTCTGCACACGCTTGCTCTGTGGCCTGGCCGTTGGCGCCGCAGCTTTGATGCTCGCCGCGTCGCCGGTCCGCGCCAGCTCGCCCGGCGGCGCGGCGGGTTCTCTACCCACCAAAGATGCCTGGCCCATGTTCCGGGGAAGCCCCGGATTGGTGGGCGTCGCTTCGGGGCGCTTGCCGGAGTCGCCGGCCTTGTTGTGGACCTTCAAGACCGGGGGCCCGGTGAAATCCTCGGCCGCCATTGCCCAGGGCCGTGTGTTCGCCGGCTCCGAAGACGGGCATGTCTATGCGCTCGATCTGGCCAACGGTCAAAAGCTGTGGGCCTTCAAGACCGGCGGCCCCATTGAATCCTCTCCGCTCTTTCTGGAGGGAAAAGTTTTCGTGGGATCGTCGGACACCTATCTTTACGCCATTGACGCCGCGCGTGGCACGGAGGTTTGGAAGTATCAGACAGGCGAAAAAATTCTTGGCGCTCCGAATTGGATCAAAGACGACAAGAGCGGCACGCCGTGGATCCTGGCCGGCAGCTATGATTACAAACTTCACTGCGTCGATGCGGCGACAGGGAAGGCCGTGTGGACTTACGAGACCGGCAATTACATCAACGGGTCACCCGCGGTCGGCGGCGGCAAGACGATGTTTGGCGGTTGCGACGCTCTGCTGCACGTGATCCGTTTGCAGGATGGGCAGAAGATCAAAGAGGTCGAGGCGGGCGCTTACATCGCGGGATCAGGCGCCGTGGTCGGAGATCGGGTTTACATAGGCCAATACGAGAATGAGTTCCTCTGCATCGACACGTCCCAGGGGAACATCGTCTGGCGTTACAAGGACCGTCCATTCCCGTTCTTTTCCTCCCCGGCCGTGGCGAACGACCGCGTGGTGTTTGGCGGACGCGACAAGCGCCTGCATTGCGTTCAACGCAGCGATGGCAAACCGGTCTGGACTTTCACCACGCGCGGCAAAGTCGATAGCTCCCCGGTGGTCTGCGGCGATAGAGTCGTGGTTGGATCGGACGACGGGCGGCTTTACGTCGTTTCCCTGGCGGCGGGCAAAGAACTCTGGTCCTACGAAGTCGGCCAGCCGATTGGAAGCTCTCCAGCCGTTGTCGAAGGCAAGATTGTGATCGGAGCTGATGACGGAAACGTCTATGCGTTCGGGGCGAAAACCCCGGCCAAAGGAACGAAGGAGGCTTCGAAATGAGTGCGGCGATCTCAATCGAGCCCGGCAGTCTGCCTCCGCAACCGGCCAAGAAAGAGACCACCGCCGGCAACTATTTCGTTTCGAACTACCCGCCGTTCTCGTTCTGGAAGCCGGAGTTCGTTTCCGAAGCTCACGCAGCGCTGGAGCGTCCACACAAGCATGGGACGCAACTCGGCGTCTATCTCCACATTCCTTTTTGCCGGAAGCGCTGCCACTTCTGTTACTTCAAAGTTTACACGGACAAGGATTCAGCCGCGATCAAGGCCTACATCGAATCC is a genomic window containing:
- a CDS encoding Pyrrolo-quinoline quinone; translation: MLAASPVRASSPGGAAGSLPTKDAWPMFRGSPGLVGVASGRLPESPALLWTFKTGGPVKSSAAIAQGRVFAGSEDGHVYALDLANGQKLWAFKTGGPIESSPLFLEGKVFVGSSDTYLYAIDAARGTEVWKYQTGEKILGAPNWIKDDKSGTPWILAGSYDYKLHCVDAATGKAVWTYETGNYINGSPAVGGGKTMFGGCDALLHVIRLQDGQKIKEVEAGAYIAGSGAVVGDRVYIGQYENEFLCIDTSQGNIVWRYKDRPFPFFSSPAVANDRVVFGGRDKRLHCVQRSDGKPVWTFTTRGKVDSSPVVCGDRVVVGSDDGRLYVVSLAAGKELWSYEVGQPIGSSPAVVEGKIVIGADDGNVYAFGAKTPAKGTKEASK